The following are encoded together in the Thermoanaerobaculia bacterium genome:
- a CDS encoding ATP-binding protein: MKNALVILDELGYQSLDRRETHLFFQFISARYVRGSLILTSNRSVREWVQIFAGDEMATKAILDRILHRSHILSIDGRSYRLKDLEAILRGGQA, translated from the coding sequence ATGAAAAACGCCCTCGTCATCCTGGATGAATTGGGCTACCAGAGCCTGGACAGGAGAGAGACCCATCTCTTCTTTCAATTCATCTCGGCGCGCTATGTCCGGGGAAGTCTCATCCTGACCAGCAACCGATCGGTACGGGAATGGGTCCAGATCTTTGCGGGAGACGAAATGGCCACCAAGGCCATCCTGGACCGCATTCTTCATCGATCCCACATTCTGTCCATCGACGGACGGAGTTACCGCCTGAAAGATCTGGAAGCCATCCTACGAGGAGGTCAAGCATGA